In Rhodohalobacter sp. SW132, the genomic stretch ACCCTCAGCCAGAACAGCTACCTGCCTTCCGGCCAGATCATACACCCTGAGTGAGACATTTGTGATCTCCGAAAGCGTAAACTCTATCTGCGTAGATGGATTAAACGGATTAGGGTAGTTTTGAGATAATCCGGTCTCCAGCGGACGCTCATCTTCATCAAAGCTGGTCGTCAGATCTTCGTCTGCAGCCGTGGTGAATGTCCATATTTCACTCCACATGCTCTCCGTACTATCGGTCACCGCACGCACCATCCAGTGATAAACGGACTCCGGCTCCAGCGGTTCTTCGGGAATAAAACTCGTGCCGGTCACTTTCTCTTCAATTACCAGTTCTGCCGGGTTCAGGCGAACGGAGTGCAGAATATAGTAGTCGGCGCCCTCCACTTCATCCCATTCAAAAGTGGTTGAAAAAGAGCTCTCTTCAGCATCCCTCGCAGGAGCCACCTGGGCGGGTGCAGGTATTTTCACCACAGGTCTGCCATTATTCTTCTCTTTTTCAGTGGCAAATGACCAGATATCGCTCCACTCCCCATCGGTATCCCCATTTACTGCCCGTACTTTCCAATAATAGTCGGTTTTTGGTTGCAGCGTATCGGAGAGCGTTAACTCCGTTCCCCCCACCAGTACATCCACTGTAACTGACTCCTTTCCAAGACTGCCATAATGAAGAAGGTACGCCTCTGCATGTTCAACCGCTTCCCAGCTGAATGTAACCGCATGGCCGGACTGACCGCTGTTATTGGCCGGGCCAATCAGTTTGGGTACCGAGAGAACTACCGGTGGTTCTTCTGTTTTAGCGGTTTCGAATGTCCAGATTTTACTCCATTCGCCCTCATTGCCATCATTCACAGCCCGGACCTTCCAGGAATACTCCGATCCTGCATCGAGTGAATCCGTCACTGTAAACGTCGTCCCTTCAACCGTTACATCGGTAATAGATCCCGGAGTTGCGGTACTGCCGAAGTGCAGTATATAGGAGTCCGCATTTTCCACTGCTTCCCATGTAAACTCTGGTGTACGGCCGCTATCTGCTAATCCGTTTACCGGTGAGACCATTTTCGGGGCAGGCAGAAGGACGATCTCTTCCGGCTCCTCTTCTTCATGTGCAGTTTCAAAAGTCCAGATCCGGCTCCATTCGCCTTCTTTGTCGTCTTTCACCGCCCGTACCTTCCAGTAATATTCTGTTCCGGCATCAAGTGAGTCGGTCACTGCAAACGTCGTCTCGTCAGCTGTAACATCGGTGATGGATCCCGAAGAAGCGGTACTGCCGAAGTGCAGAATGTAGGAGTCTGCTTCTTCCACGGCCGTCCACTCAAACTCAGGAGTCAGACTGCTATCTGCCGATCCGTTTATCGGTGAGACCAGTTTCGGGGCAGGCAAAATGACAACCTCTTCCGGTTCTTCTTCATTCTCATCCTCTTCAGCCACTTTCGTTCTGAATTCCCAGATGTCTGTCCATTCGCCCTTTTCGCCATCTTTCACTGCATGCACGCGCCAGTGGTGTACCGTCTCAGGATCTAGAGGTTCTTTCACCGTATAACTCGTTCCATACACATCCTCAACCACCACCATTTGGGAAGGATTCGTTCTGTTGGAATGGAGCACATAATAGTCTGCCCCATCTACGGCTGACCATTCAAACGTCGGTGTAAGACTGGTTTCCAAACCGCCGTTTGCCGGTGAGATTGGTTTAGGGGCGGGAAGCTGTACAACCTGCTCTTCGGCTTCCGCGGTCCGGAACGTCCACGCTTCACTCCACTCACTTTGTGACGATCCGTTTACTGCACGCACCTGCCACTCATACCCTTTTCCTTCCTCAAGCGGTTGATCAGGAGTGAACGTTGTGCCGGTAATCTGCAATGTAGAGTCGGCAATCACGGTACCTGGATTCAGGCTCACGGAATAAATAAGGTAATAATCAGCCCCATCTACAGCACTCCACTCAAAGGTTGGGGTGATGCTGCTGTTCTCCTCATCTTTCGCTGGCAAAATTTTCTCCGGAATATCAAGCTGTACAATCTCCTCTTTGGCCGGTTCAGTTACAAAAGTGCGCTCTTCACTCCAGTTGCTCTGTCTGTCTTCCTGCAAGGCACGCACCCGCCAGGTATACTGCTCTTCCGGTTCCAGAGAGTTACTGAACGTATATCGAGTTCCGGGAATTTCCACATCAATCTTAGTCTCACCGTCGGAGCTGCGAATGACCGTCAGCTGATGAGCATCCGCCCCTTCAGACGCCGTCCATTCAAAGACGGGGTTCAGGCTGACATTCACCGCATGATTCGCAGGTGACACCTGTTTCGGTACAGGAAGCTGTTCCACCACTTCCTCCTCCATCTCGGTAGTAAATGACCGGATACTGCTCCAGGGCCCACGCTCATCCCCGCGCACGGCTCGGACTTTCCACTGGTACTCCGTTTCAAATTCCAGTGCATCGGCCGGTTGGAATGACGTACCGGTGACCTTTTGATCAATCACCATACCGGCCGGATTCAGCCGGTTCGCATGCAGCACATAGTGCTCTGCACCTTCCACAGCCTCCCACTCAAAAGAAGGTGTGGTGGAGCTGTTCTCCAGCTCATTAGCTGGGGAGACCGCAAACGGGGCGGTTAACGAGACGATCTCTTCGGTGTGGAATGTCCAGACACTGCTCCATTCGCCCTGTTCTCCGTCCACAACCGCATGAACCCGCCAGTGAAACTCCGTTCCGGGGTCCAGAGGTTTTGGCA encodes the following:
- a CDS encoding fibronectin type III domain-containing protein — protein: NEEAPDPLPAPTLQSPSNGSNNISLTPDFEWSNLDADHYILEVNGGNPSKVTVNQGNSITYPGILEYETTYSWRVRGVKDGVEGEWSAYREFTTEQAEEVITIASPVPASPENRGTVSTYTPTFEWSPVEGAEYYVLHSNRVDPAEMVVVEDVYGTSYTVPKPLDPGTEFHWRVHAVVDGEQGEWSSVWTFHTEEIVSLTAPFAVSPANELENSSTTPSFEWEAVEGAEHYVLHANRLNPAGMVIDQKVTGTSFQPADALEFETEYQWKVRAVRGDERGPWSSIRSFTTEMEEEVVEQLPVPKQVSPANHAVNVSLNPVFEWTASEGADAHQLTVIRSSDGETKIDVEIPGTRYTFSNSLEPEEQYTWRVRALQEDRQSNWSEERTFVTEPAKEEIVQLDIPEKILPAKDEENSSITPTFEWSAVDGADYYLIYSVSLNPGTVIADSTLQITGTTFTPDQPLEEGKGYEWQVRAVNGSSQSEWSEAWTFRTAEAEEQVVQLPAPKPISPANGGLETSLTPTFEWSAVDGADYYVLHSNRTNPSQMVVVEDVYGTSYTVKEPLDPETVHHWRVHAVKDGEKGEWTDIWEFRTKVAEEDENEEEPEEVVILPAPKLVSPINGSADSSLTPEFEWTAVEEADSYILHFGSTASSGSITDVTADETTFAVTDSLDAGTEYYWKVRAVKDDKEGEWSRIWTFETAHEEEEPEEIVLLPAPKMVSPVNGLADSGRTPEFTWEAVENADSYILHFGSTATPGSITDVTVEGTTFTVTDSLDAGSEYSWKVRAVNDGNEGEWSKIWTFETAKTEEPPVVLSVPKLIGPANNSGQSGHAVTFSWEAVEHAEAYLLHYGSLGKESVTVDVLVGGTELTLSDTLQPKTDYYWKVRAVNGDTDGEWSDIWSFATEKEKNNGRPVVKIPAPAQVAPARDAEESSFSTTFEWDEVEGADYYILHSVRLNPAELVIEEKVTGTSFIPEEPLEPESVYHWMVRAVTDSTESMWSEIWTFTTAADEDLTTSFDEDERPLETGLSQNYPNPFNPSTQIEFTLSEITNVSLRVYDLAGRQVAVLAEGVRQSGSHTITFRADHLSSGVYFYRFVTDKQSFTKKMTLIK